ATCGCTGCCCACCTGGCTTTTGTGATCGGCTTTGACTTCCCGCTGGGCCAGGGCTTTGCCAGCTTCATCCAGGTGCATGGTCACGCTCAGCTGCTCGGCTGGACCGGACTTTTCATCATCAGTATTAGCCTGCATTTTATTCCGCGACTGATCGGCACGCCCATTGCCCAGCTCAGGCTGGTTCACTGGATCCTTGGGCTACTGGTCACGGGTCTTATCCTTCGCGGTCTGGCCCAGAGCACTGTGCCTTATCTCCAGAACTCACCCTTCTTTGGTCTGGTTAATTTCCTGAATAGTCTATCGGGATTTCTGGAGTGGAGCGGCCTGCTTATCTATTTTATACTGCTGATCAGGCTGTTGGCTGGAGCCGGAAGCTCTAAGAGCCGGCCGGCCTTGCAGCAAGTACGACCGTTCTTTGCCATGATGATTATAGGCTTCGCTTTATACGCGAGCTTAAATCTGGTGCTGCTTACGGACATGGTAGTGCGTGGAGCCACGGTGCTAAATCAGGCCTGGAACGAGCTGGCGATCCAGATATTTGTCGGCTTGGTTCTCCTGCCTGTAGCGATGGCCTTTTCAGTGCGTATGTTTCCACTCCTGCTGCGGCTACCGGCGGTTGATTGGCCGGTGCGCGCACTAGCCTATGCCTATGGCTTTGGCTTTTTCCTGCAGGTTCTACCGAGTGTGCCCGTGGTAGCCAGACTGTCAAGTCAGCTACCCCTGGTGGTCGCGCATCTTGGCGCGATCATAAAAGGCTGTGTCATCTTGTGGTTTATCTGGCAGCTGGACATCCTGACCCGTTTACGGCAGCCCTGGACTGTTAAGCGTAGTGGACAGCCAGCCATAGATCGTCGGCCGACGCGGCCCGGTTTGCCGGATTATGGTAACTTCGGCCGCTTTGAAAGATTGGTCTACTCGGCTTACAGCTGGCTGGTGGTCGGGGTCATGTATGAGGTTCTATCGAGTCTCTCCTTTCTCTTGGGCCGACCGCTGCTGCACGGCAGCAGTGTGATACGCCACATCTATCTGCTGGGATTTATCACTTTGCTTATCCTCGGCTTGGCGGTACGCATGATCCCGTCTTTTGTTGGCAAGCGGCGGGTGTTTAGCCCGAGGCTGGTGGACGCTACCTTTTGGCTGGGTAATGCGGCGGTGCTATTCCGGATCGTGCCCATGATGATACCTGTATCCTGGTATGAGGCCTGGCCAATCAGCGTGACTCTAGCTAGTACTGGCTTTGGACTTTCGGGCATAGTCGCCCTGGCAGCTATCTGGTGCCTCGCTATAAATTTACGCAAGACAATAGTTTGTGCAGATGCTCAGGACGTGATGTGCGGCTGCTGATCAGGCGGCTTCAAAAAAGTAATTATGTTAGACTTCTGCAAAATGTAGTCTGTGTGTCATTTCGGGCGTTAGCGAGAAATCTGAAACTGTGTAAAACCAGATTTCTCCCTTCGGTCGAAATGACGAATTGAGTTGTTTTGCAGAACTCTAAAACAATGATCTAGGTTTGATACATTTTTTCGATAATTTCTTTGTTTTCTTCAAGTACAACTTTCCGTTTTACTTTCATGGTGGGAGTCAATTTTCCGTTTTCGATCGTGAAGGGTTCGGACAAAAGTTTAAATTTTCGAATGCGTTCATAATTAGAAAAATGTTTTTGCTGCTCATCCACTTCTTTTTGAATGAGATCGACTATCTCCTGAGCAGTGACAAACTCTTGATTATTTTCTGAATTAATTTTTAAGCTTTTTTTATCAGCATAAATTTTTAAAGCTTCAAAGTCAGGTACGATCAGTGCGCTAATAAAATTGCGCTTGTCGCCTATTAAAACAACTTGCTCAATATACCTGCTATCCTCCACAGCTTTCTCGATGGCTTGCGGCGCTACTTTCTTGCCACCAGAGGTAACGATGAGCTGTTTTTTTCGATCCGTGATAGAAAGATACCCTTCTTCATCAATTTTGCCGATATCGCCGGTATGGAACCAGCCATTGATCATAACTTCAGCGGTTTCTGCCGGCATGTTATAGTAACCTTGCATCACGCTGTCACCCTTAACCAATATCTCACCATCATCAGCAACTTTCATTTCAATGCAAGGCAAGACTTTCCCAACCGAACCGGGTTTCGGTCTTTCCAAACGATCCACTGAAATCACCGGCGATGTTTCCGTCAGGCCGTAACCTTCCAACATCGCTAATCCAACAGAAAAAAAGAATCGAGCGACTTCTGCAGACAACGGCGCACCGCCTGAAATGAAAAAACGAATGTTACCCCCGGTACGTTGCCGTATTTTTGAAAGCACCAGCTTATCCGCGACGGCATATTTTAAAGCAAGAAAAAAACCGTCGCTTTTACCAGCAAACTTGTTTTCAGATTTCTCCTTGCCAACTTTCAAAGCCCAATTAAAAAGTTTTTGCTTCAATACACTTCCTTCTTCTACTTTTGCTTCAATTTTTGCTTTGACTTTTTCAAAAAACCGGGGAACGGATGCCATGATGTTTGGAGTGCAATTCATTAAATCTTCACCCACATTTTCTAAACTTGAAGAATAGACAATGGTGGCGCCTCGATAAAAATAGACATAGTCAACGGTTCTTTCAAAGGCATGTGAAAGGGGTAAAAATGATAACCCCTTATCGCTGGAAACGATATCAAGGGCTTCGGAGCATGCCAAAA
The candidate division KSB1 bacterium DNA segment above includes these coding regions:
- a CDS encoding long-chain fatty acid--CoA ligase, with the translated sequence METLNQLFEYIVTQYNKPDHLVYRGKDDKYYNISTHEFKERVLDFAIGFKELGVKPETKTILLSENRPEWHVVDFACHLLGVVVVPIFPTLIPEQIQYIIENSESEFVIVSNSMQADKIFQIRDQIGKVKKIIAMDEEAVTGEVISFDEIRKKGREQENSEFFKQAVQLVKPESLATIIYTSGTTGTPKGVMLSHSNFVSNFLACSEALDIVSSDKGLSFLPLSHAFERTVDYVYFYRGATIVYSSSLENVGEDLMNCTPNIMASVPRFFEKVKAKIEAKVEEGSVLKQKLFNWALKVGKEKSENKFAGKSDGFFLALKYAVADKLVLSKIRQRTGGNIRFFISGGAPLSAEVARFFFSVGLAMLEGYGLTETSPVISVDRLERPKPGSVGKVLPCIEMKVADDGEILVKGDSVMQGYYNMPAETAEVMINGWFHTGDIGKIDEEGYLSITDRKKQLIVTSGGKKVAPQAIEKAVEDSRYIEQVVLIGDKRNFISALIVPDFEALKIYADKKSLKINSENNQEFVTAQEIVDLIQKEVDEQQKHFSNYERIRKFKLLSEPFTIENGKLTPTMKVKRKVVLEENKEIIEKMYQT